Proteins encoded together in one Campylobacter peloridis LMG 23910 window:
- the fliQ gene encoding flagellar biosynthesis protein FliQ, which produces MESTLVALGVQTFKITLMLSLPMLLAGLIAGLIISIFQAVTQINEATLSFVPKILLVVVVIVFLMPWMVSSMIDFTTNILNQIPSFIR; this is translated from the coding sequence ATGGAGAGTACTTTAGTAGCTTTAGGTGTTCAAACTTTTAAAATCACGCTTATGCTTTCTTTGCCTATGCTTTTAGCAGGGCTTATTGCAGGGCTTATCATAAGTATTTTTCAAGCTGTAACACAGATTAACGAAGCTACACTTTCTTTTGTGCCAAAAATTTTACTCGTTGTTGTGGTTATAGTATTTTTGATGCCTTGGATGGTAAGTTCTATGATAGATTTTACCACTAATATACTTAATCAAATCCCAAGTTTTATACGATGA
- a CDS encoding UDP-N-acetylmuramate dehydrogenase, whose product MIIDFSKYSSVRIGGKFEVEVLEEFCEFDGFLIGGANNLLISPKAKKLGILGKKFDYIHILDQNEKGMFLEIGSMCKSFKIYQFSKENNLKGFEFLKSIPGTLGGILKMNAGLKDEDISKNLISIQTYNKEILKQEIAFAYRFNPIKETMFSARFFLEYGFDLAKVAIFDNARKNQPKGASFGSVFKNPKNDHAGRLIQAVGLKGFSKNDAMFSNIHANFLINKKNASFEDALFLIELAKKRVFEEFGLNLEEEVVII is encoded by the coding sequence ATGATTATTGATTTTTCCAAGTATTCTTCTGTGCGTATAGGAGGAAAATTTGAAGTAGAAGTGCTTGAAGAATTTTGCGAATTTGATGGTTTTTTAATAGGTGGAGCCAATAATCTTTTAATCTCACCCAAGGCCAAAAAACTTGGGATTTTAGGAAAAAAATTTGATTATATCCATATTTTAGATCAAAATGAAAAAGGTATGTTTTTAGAAATAGGCTCAATGTGTAAATCTTTTAAAATTTATCAATTTAGCAAAGAAAATAATCTCAAAGGTTTTGAATTTTTAAAAAGCATACCTGGGACTTTGGGCGGAATTTTAAAAATGAATGCGGGCTTAAAAGATGAGGATATTAGTAAAAATTTAATTAGCATTCAAACTTATAATAAAGAAATTTTAAAACAAGAAATAGCCTTTGCTTATAGGTTTAATCCTATCAAAGAAACGATGTTTAGCGCGAGATTTTTTTTAGAATATGGTTTTGATTTAGCAAAAGTTGCAATTTTTGATAATGCAAGAAAAAATCAACCCAAAGGTGCTAGCTTTGGCTCGGTTTTTAAAAATCCTAAAAATGATCATGCAGGAAGGCTTATCCAAGCTGTTGGTTTAAAAGGTTTTAGCAAAAACGATGCAATGTTTAGCAATATCCATGCAAATTTTTTAATCAATAAAAAAAATGCGAGTTTTGAAGATGCTTTATTTTTGATAGAACTTGCCAAAAAAAGAGTATTTGAAGAATTTGGGTTAAATTTAGAAGAAGAAGTGGTGATTATATAG